Sequence from the Aerococcus tenax genome:
GTGGCTGACGGGAAAATAACTGATAGACTTCCCCTTCATCAAGCGGCTTATCAAGGTCATTCAAACGAAGCGCCAGTTCAGTCACTAGTCGCCCATTTGAGTCTTGATAGCTATAAATCAGGGATTGGTCACTCAAGGCCCGAATTAAAAAGCCATGCTTGTGGTCCAAGCCCTTTAAATTGACGAGTCCGTAATGATGGCGTTCCCTATTGACTAAATCTAAAAATACTTTATCGCTCATGACACTCTCGCTTTCCTTCGGCTGCTTAGCTGGTCTTCTCGGGCTGTCCTCATCTGCCAGCTGACGACCTTGCTGATTTTCTTGCCAGGCTTGGACTCCTTGGTCGAGTAAACGCACCTGGGGCTTGGCAGTTGGCTCTTGGTCTGGGCTAGCTTCTTCAGCACTATTTTTTGGATCTTGAACTTTTTCAGATCCAACCTTGACCGGCCATAAGTTCTTCAAAATCGTTCCCGTATTTAGACGGTCCTCATATTCTAAGTCATTCTCATCAATTAATTGCAAGACATCTTTCTTAGATGCTTGAGCCAATTGAGACAGGGTGTCGCCCCACTGACTAACATAGACCTGAAGGCCATAACGCTGTTGGCGCTTCATTTCTTTTTGAATGTCAGTCACCGTCTTTTCCACAAAAGGCTCTTTTAACATAGCCTCCAAGGCACGATCTTGAACCTTGGCTACTTTTTCTGTATGGTTTTTCTTTTTTCCGGCTTTTTGATTCCTTTTAGCTGTCTTTTTCTTATCTGCTGGGGTCATAATAATAAGGCCTCCTTGATTAACTGATGTCGACCTTATTATATAAGAAATTTGCTTTTTTCACTGAAAAAAGCCTTATCAGCTGCTACTGACCCAGAATTTGGGCTGAATAAACCAGGATATAGTCGCCATCTTTTACAAATTCTAGACCAATAGCTTGTGAATTGAAGCCAGGATCGATCATATTTTCATAGTGACCTGGACTAGCCTTCCAATTATCGAATAAGTCCTGGGCAATAGCTTGGGGACTAGTACCAGGCTTAGCATAACTTTGCTGGATATTTTCACCGACATAGTTTCCAGCACCTTCAAATCCGCTAGCAGTATTAAAGGCTTGGCCATTGGGACGAGTATGGGAAAAGACGTCAATAATTTCCTTAGTCCGGATATCGGAAGCCGCTTGGTAAGCATTACCATAGGAAAGGCTGGTTAAGCCCAAGCTTTGCCGTTCAGCATTGACTAAGTCATGAAAGTGAGCCACGACCGCTTCTTCCATGCTGACTCCTTGGTCTAGACTTGCTTGACTATTAGTAGTCGGGTCAGCAAGAGCTTGATTCTTACTTGCTTGGTCATTAGCTGTTTGCTTTGCTTGACCTTGATTGGATGCTTGCTCTTGGTTAGCTTTTTTGTCGCTTTGGGGATTTCCTTGGGGCTTGGGGCGAGCTTCTGCTTGCTCTTTAGACTTCTTATCGTAACCCTTCTCGCTGTCATCATCGTCATCATCATTGTCTTGTCTGTCGTCATCGTTAAGATCATCGTCTAAATCGTCTCCTTGATCTTGTCCGTCAACGTCGTCATCAAGATCGTCATCTTGGTCGTTACCATGTTCATGTTTGTCATCATCAAAGTCATCATCGTGGGCATCACCATAAGGATCATCATCTTCAGAGTCATGTTCATACTCTAAAACAGCTGCATTCAAGCCGTCGATCAAGTATTCATAGTCAATAGCCCCATTTTCAAATTCAACTTCATAGACTAAGCGGCCATCTTCTTCATCCGCTTCAATTTCTACGTCCTGAATTTGCGCTTGCGCTA
This genomic interval carries:
- a CDS encoding LysM peptidoglycan-binding domain-containing protein gives rise to the protein MTPADKKKTAKRNQKAGKKKNHTEKVAKVQDRALEAMLKEPFVEKTVTDIQKEMKRQQRYGLQVYVSQWGDTLSQLAQASKKDVLQLIDENDLEYEDRLNTGTILKNLWPVKVGSEKVQDPKNSAEEASPDQEPTAKPQVRLLDQGVQAWQENQQGRQLADEDSPRRPAKQPKESESVMSDKVFLDLVNRERHHYGLVNLKGLDHKHGFLIRALSDQSLIYSYQDSNGRLVTELALRLNDLDKPLDEGEVYQLFSRQPLFYQQMLQGLYRYQDFDLTYDEGNQTCQVYYALLTETQTD
- a CDS encoding CAP domain-containing protein, which produces MEFNKKLLLGLSAVGLGVFGLSDQVKADEYDDYDNIYEDYDYDDYDDYDDFGDYDDDDFDYDDYDEDWDDDDDIYYLSPSQHAAPAPAAYQESNVVNTQYQVEIDDDDVDDYDDYEEVNHQDYQVQAIDGSAALEASLAHSGLAQAQIQDVEIEADEEDGRLVYEVEFENGAIDYEYLIDGLNAAVLEYEHDSEDDDPYGDAHDDDFDDDKHEHGNDQDDDLDDDVDGQDQGDDLDDDLNDDDRQDNDDDDDDSEKGYDKKSKEQAEARPKPQGNPQSDKKANQEQASNQGQAKQTANDQASKNQALADPTTNSQASLDQGVSMEEAVVAHFHDLVNAERQSLGLTSLSYGNAYQAASDIRTKEIIDVFSHTRPNGQAFNTASGFEGAGNYVGENIQQSYAKPGTSPQAIAQDLFDNWKASPGHYENMIDPGFNSQAIGLEFVKDGDYILVYSAQILGQ